Proteins encoded by one window of Ramlibacter tataouinensis:
- the rnc gene encoding ribonuclease III, with protein sequence MDGDAAGFGALQSRLQHRFAQPRLLQRALTHRSFSSEHNERLEFLGDAVLGLAVSSMLFEQLGSLAEGDLSRVRANLVKQDTLHQLAVELGLPDLLRLGEGEARSGGHRRPSILADALEAVIGAVHLDAGYAVAETVVQRLFRDVKITPGMQAAAKDPKTELQEWLQARKMKLPVYRVAGVLGAAHKQTFDIECDVPELGVSERGIGSSRRAGEQAAAAAMLLALKARMK encoded by the coding sequence GTGGATGGTGATGCAGCCGGCTTCGGTGCCCTGCAGTCGCGGCTGCAGCACCGGTTCGCGCAGCCGCGGCTGCTGCAGCGGGCGCTGACGCACCGCAGCTTCTCTTCCGAGCACAACGAGCGGCTCGAATTCCTCGGCGACGCGGTCCTCGGTCTGGCGGTCTCGTCGATGCTGTTCGAGCAGCTCGGCAGCCTGGCCGAGGGTGACCTCTCCCGCGTGCGCGCCAACCTCGTCAAGCAGGACACGCTGCACCAGCTCGCGGTCGAGCTGGGCCTGCCGGACCTGCTGCGCCTGGGCGAGGGCGAAGCCCGCTCGGGCGGGCACCGCCGGCCGTCGATCCTCGCCGATGCGCTGGAGGCGGTGATCGGCGCCGTCCACCTGGATGCCGGCTACGCCGTCGCCGAAACCGTGGTGCAGCGGCTGTTCCGCGACGTGAAGATCACCCCCGGCATGCAGGCCGCGGCCAAGGACCCCAAGACCGAGTTGCAGGAGTGGCTGCAGGCCCGCAAGATGAAGCTACCGGTGTACCGTGTGGCCGGCGTGCTAGGCGCCGCCCACAAGCAGACCTTCGACATCGAGTGCGACGTTCCGGAGCTGGGCGTGAGCGAGCGCGGCATCGGCAGCTCGCGCCGTGCCGGCGAGCAGGCGGCGGCGGCGGCCATGCTGCTGGCGCTCAAGGCCAGAATGAAATGA
- the rpoE gene encoding RNA polymerase sigma factor RpoE: MTQSPPAPASPPPDTDQMLVARAVAGDQRAYELLVIKYQRRIERLIGRMVRDVDLVEDIAQETFIRAYRALGQFRGEAQFYTWLYRIAVNTAKKALSDLKRDPLVSESALRGGDDEDETSPVENELTSPETPETVLAAKEIAATVNSAMEALPEELRQAVTLREIEGLSYEEIAQVMNCPIGTVRSRIFRAREAISAKVKPLLENQSGKRW; encoded by the coding sequence ATGACCCAGAGCCCGCCCGCACCCGCCTCCCCGCCGCCCGACACCGACCAGATGCTGGTGGCTCGCGCCGTGGCGGGCGACCAGCGGGCCTACGAGCTGCTGGTGATCAAGTACCAGCGCCGCATCGAGCGGCTGATCGGCCGGATGGTGCGCGACGTCGACCTGGTGGAGGACATCGCCCAGGAAACCTTCATCCGGGCCTACCGGGCGCTCGGCCAGTTCCGCGGCGAGGCCCAGTTCTACACCTGGCTGTACCGGATTGCCGTCAACACCGCCAAGAAAGCCCTGTCCGACCTCAAGCGCGACCCGCTGGTGTCCGAGAGCGCCCTGCGCGGGGGCGACGACGAGGATGAAACTTCCCCGGTGGAGAACGAACTAACCAGCCCGGAAACGCCGGAGACGGTGCTCGCCGCCAAGGAAATCGCCGCCACGGTCAACTCGGCCATGGAGGCTCTCCCCGAGGAGTTGCGGCAGGCCGTCACGCTGCGCGAGATCGAAGGGCTGAGCTACGAAGAGATCGCGCAAGTCATGAACTGCCCGATCGGGACCGTCCGCTCGCGCATCTTCCGCGCGCGCGAGGCGATTTCGGCCAAGGTCAAGCCCCTGCTGGAGAACCAGTCGGGCAAGCGCTGGTAG
- a CDS encoding sigma-E factor negative regulatory protein: MDEQMDDRERISALADGQLQGEEFARAMQAAGADRAVLEAWHSYHLIGDALRSSDLACGTPGPAFLDRLSARLAQEPLPRPQPAPAAALAARHAAQPAANDGSFRWKMVAGLASVAAFAAVGWSVLGSGGQPGSAQPQLASAPQQAPGAAPGSVLARSEPGVMIRDPRLDEMLAAHRQLGGASALQSSAGFLRNATFESPAR, encoded by the coding sequence ATGGACGAACAGATGGACGACAGGGAACGGATATCCGCGCTGGCCGACGGCCAGTTGCAGGGCGAGGAATTCGCGCGGGCCATGCAGGCGGCCGGCGCCGACCGCGCCGTGCTCGAGGCCTGGCACAGCTACCACCTCATCGGCGATGCCTTGCGCTCGTCCGACCTGGCCTGCGGCACGCCCGGACCGGCCTTTCTCGACCGCCTGTCGGCCCGTCTGGCGCAGGAGCCGCTGCCGCGCCCCCAGCCGGCGCCCGCTGCCGCGCTGGCTGCGCGGCACGCGGCGCAGCCAGCGGCCAACGACGGCAGCTTCCGCTGGAAGATGGTGGCCGGCCTGGCCTCGGTGGCGGCGTTCGCGGCCGTGGGCTGGTCGGTCCTCGGCAGCGGTGGCCAGCCCGGTTCGGCCCAGCCGCAGCTGGCCTCGGCCCCGCAGCAGGCTCCGGGCGCGGCGCCCGGCAGCGTGCTGGCCCGCTCCGAGCCGGGGGTCATGATCCGCGATCCGCGGCTGGACGAGATGCTGGCGGCCCATCGCCAGCTGGGCGGCGCTTCGGCGCTGCAGTCGTCCGCGGGTTTCCTGCGCAACGCCACCTTCGAGTCCCCCGCGCGCTGA
- a CDS encoding MucB/RseB C-terminal domain-containing protein translates to MSMTLLPLRTAASRCLLALWAIGTLGVAAAQQPVAAAGPQAERGVNEWLMRMQEASRERSYIGTFVVSSSGGALSSARIWHAGHPTQQVEKVDVLTGVPRSTYRRNEEVLTFLPEDRLVRAEKREAMGLFPNLLRSSDTSIPEFYTARRTGSDRVAGFDADVVQLAPRDHLRFGYRVWSEKRSGLVIKLQTLDDQGRVLEQAAFSELQLDVPVRADKIARMMQPPPGWRVERTQAVKTDAASEGWALKAAVPGFKPMNCYKRPAAGGSLQWIFSDGLAAVSLFIEPYDRERHQQEGLMASGATQTLTRHMEHWWVTVVGEVPAQTLRAFAQGIERRR, encoded by the coding sequence ATGTCGATGACGTTGCTGCCGCTGCGCACCGCCGCCAGCCGCTGCCTGCTGGCACTGTGGGCCATCGGAACCCTGGGCGTCGCGGCAGCCCAGCAGCCCGTCGCAGCGGCCGGCCCGCAGGCGGAACGCGGCGTCAACGAATGGCTGATGCGCATGCAGGAGGCGTCGCGCGAGCGCAGCTACATCGGCACCTTCGTCGTGTCCTCCAGCGGCGGCGCGCTGTCGAGCGCGCGCATCTGGCACGCCGGCCACCCCACCCAGCAGGTGGAGAAGGTGGACGTGCTGACCGGCGTGCCCCGCTCCACCTACCGCCGCAACGAGGAGGTCCTCACCTTCCTGCCCGAGGACCGGCTGGTGCGCGCGGAAAAGCGCGAGGCCATGGGCCTGTTCCCCAACCTGCTGCGCTCGTCCGACACCTCGATTCCGGAGTTCTACACCGCGCGCCGCACCGGCTCGGACCGGGTCGCGGGGTTTGACGCCGACGTGGTGCAGCTGGCGCCCCGCGACCACCTGCGCTTCGGTTATCGCGTGTGGAGCGAAAAGCGCTCCGGGCTGGTCATCAAGCTGCAGACGCTGGATGACCAGGGCCGTGTGCTGGAGCAGGCCGCCTTCTCCGAGCTGCAGCTCGACGTCCCGGTGCGGGCCGACAAGATCGCCCGCATGATGCAGCCGCCGCCCGGCTGGCGGGTGGAGCGCACCCAGGCCGTGAAGACCGACGCGGCCAGCGAGGGCTGGGCGCTGAAGGCGGCGGTGCCGGGCTTCAAGCCCATGAATTGCTACAAGCGGCCTGCTGCCGGCGGCAGCCTGCAATGGATCTTTTCCGACGGCCTGGCCGCCGTCTCGCTCTTCATCGAGCCCTATGACCGCGAGCGCCACCAGCAGGAAGGCCTGATGGCCAGCGGCGCGACGCAGACCCTGACCCGGCACATGGAGCACTGGTGGGTGACGGTGGTGGGCGAGGTGCCGGCGCAGACCCTCAGGGCGTTCGCGCAGGGCATCGAGCGGCGCCGCTGA
- the acpP gene encoding acyl carrier protein encodes MSDIEARVKKIIAEQLGVEESQVTNEKAFVADLGADSLDTVELVMALEDEFGIEIPDEDAEKITTVQNAIDYANAHQKA; translated from the coding sequence ATGAGCGATATCGAAGCACGTGTCAAGAAGATCATCGCCGAGCAACTCGGCGTGGAGGAGTCCCAGGTGACCAACGAGAAGGCCTTCGTGGCCGATCTGGGCGCCGACTCCCTTGACACGGTGGAGCTGGTGATGGCGCTGGAGGACGAGTTCGGCATCGAGATCCCGGACGAGGACGCCGAGAAGATCACCACCGTGCAGAACGCCATCGACTACGCCAACGCCCACCAGAAGGCCTGA
- a CDS encoding DegQ family serine endoprotease encodes MVRIDWNKLRSQALACALALVAAALLLPPPPVLAQSAPQPRTGLPDFTDLVEQVGPAVVNIRTIERVRNSPQEQGQMDEEMQEFFRRFFGTPLPNIPNVPRGPRGGGPGQEQPRGVGSGFILSADGLVMTNAHVVEGADEVLVTLADKREFKAKIVGTDKRTDVAVVKIEASGLPFVKVGDVGRLKVGEWVMAIGSPFGLENTVTAGIVSAKARDTGDYLPFIQTDVAINPGNSGGPLVNLRGEVVGINSQIYSRSGGFMGISFAIPMDEAMRVAEQLRTSGRVTRGRIGVQIDQVTKEVAESIGLGKPQGALVRSVEPGGPAEKAGLEAGDIITRFAGQAIERATDLPRLVGNTKPGTRANMTVFRRGGSRDLAVQVAEFEPERPARRAQGADERPRGSASPAAQSLGLAVSDLSDAQKKELNVKGGVRVEQAAEAAARAGIREGDVILQIGNAEVGNVREFDAALAKADRNKPIPVLLRRGELATYLLIRPAR; translated from the coding sequence ATGGTCCGCATCGATTGGAACAAGCTGCGCAGCCAGGCGCTGGCGTGCGCGCTGGCCCTGGTGGCCGCCGCCCTGCTGCTGCCGCCGCCGCCCGTGCTGGCGCAGTCGGCCCCGCAGCCGCGCACCGGGCTGCCCGACTTCACCGACCTGGTCGAGCAGGTCGGGCCGGCGGTGGTCAACATCCGCACCATCGAGCGGGTGCGCAATTCGCCCCAGGAGCAGGGCCAGATGGACGAGGAGATGCAGGAATTCTTCCGGCGCTTCTTCGGCACGCCGCTGCCCAACATCCCCAACGTTCCGCGCGGCCCGCGCGGCGGCGGCCCCGGCCAGGAACAGCCGCGCGGCGTCGGCTCCGGCTTCATCCTCAGCGCCGACGGCCTGGTGATGACCAATGCGCACGTGGTCGAAGGCGCCGACGAGGTGCTGGTCACGCTGGCCGACAAGCGGGAGTTCAAGGCAAAGATCGTCGGCACCGACAAGCGCACCGACGTCGCCGTGGTGAAGATCGAGGCCAGCGGCCTGCCCTTCGTGAAGGTGGGTGACGTCGGCCGGCTCAAGGTCGGCGAATGGGTGATGGCGATCGGCTCGCCGTTCGGGCTGGAAAACACCGTCACCGCCGGCATCGTCAGCGCCAAGGCGCGCGACACCGGCGACTACCTGCCGTTCATCCAGACCGACGTGGCGATCAACCCCGGCAACTCCGGCGGGCCGCTGGTCAACCTGCGCGGCGAGGTGGTGGGCATCAACAGCCAGATCTACTCGCGCTCGGGCGGCTTCATGGGCATCTCGTTCGCCATTCCGATGGACGAGGCCATGCGCGTGGCCGAGCAGTTGCGCACCAGCGGGCGCGTGACGCGCGGACGCATCGGCGTGCAGATCGACCAGGTCACCAAGGAAGTCGCCGAGTCCATCGGCCTGGGCAAGCCGCAGGGCGCGCTGGTGCGCAGCGTCGAGCCGGGCGGGCCGGCCGAGAAGGCCGGCCTCGAGGCGGGCGACATCATCACCCGCTTCGCCGGCCAGGCGATCGAGCGCGCCACCGACCTGCCGCGGCTGGTCGGCAACACCAAGCCCGGCACGCGCGCCAACATGACCGTGTTCCGCCGCGGCGGCTCGCGCGACCTGGCGGTGCAGGTCGCCGAGTTCGAGCCGGAGCGGCCGGCGCGGCGCGCCCAGGGCGCCGACGAGCGTCCGCGCGGCTCCGCTTCGCCGGCGGCCCAGTCGCTGGGGCTGGCGGTCAGCGACCTGAGCGACGCACAGAAGAAGGAGCTGAACGTCAAGGGCGGCGTGCGCGTGGAGCAGGCCGCCGAGGCGGCGGCGCGTGCCGGCATCCGCGAGGGCGACGTGATCCTGCAGATCGGCAATGCCGAAGTGGGCAACGTGCGGGAATTCGACGCCGCGCTGGCCAAGGCCGACCGCAACAAGCCGATCCCGGTGCTGCTGCGCCGCGGTGAGCTCGCCACCTACCTGCTGATCCGGCCGGCCCGCTGA
- the fabF gene encoding beta-ketoacyl-ACP synthase II: MTRRRVVVTGLGCVSPVGNTVAESWDNLLAGRTGIDFITQFDAANFACRFAGEVKGFNIADYIPEKEARHMDRFIHLGLAAACQAVADSGLPSGDALPAELAERIGVNIGAGIGGLPMIEQTHAELVARGPRRVSPFFVPASIINMISGHVSIKYGFKGPNIAVVTACTTGLHAIGLSARMIESGDADIMVCGGAESSVSPLGIGGFAASRALSTRNDDPKTASRPWDKDRDGFVLGEGGGVLVLEEYEHARSRGAKIYAEVAGFGMSADAFHMTAPDVDGPRRAMVGALRNAGINADEVDYLNAHGTSTPLGDLNETNAIKAALGDHAKQLVVSSTKSMTGHLLGGAGGIESVFTVLAVHRQKAPPTINIFNQDPECDLDYCANTARDLKIDVAMKNNFGFGGTNGTLVFKRV, encoded by the coding sequence ATGACCCGCCGCCGAGTCGTCGTCACCGGTCTGGGCTGCGTCAGCCCCGTCGGCAACACCGTTGCCGAGTCCTGGGACAACCTGCTGGCCGGCCGCACGGGGATCGACTTCATCACCCAGTTCGATGCGGCCAACTTCGCCTGCCGCTTCGCCGGCGAGGTCAAGGGCTTCAACATCGCCGACTACATCCCCGAGAAGGAAGCCCGGCACATGGACCGGTTCATCCACCTCGGGCTGGCGGCAGCCTGCCAGGCGGTGGCCGACAGCGGGCTGCCCAGCGGTGACGCCCTTCCGGCCGAGCTGGCCGAGCGCATCGGCGTGAACATCGGCGCCGGCATCGGCGGCCTGCCGATGATCGAGCAGACCCATGCCGAGCTGGTTGCGCGCGGGCCGCGCCGCGTCTCCCCCTTCTTCGTGCCCGCCTCGATCATCAACATGATCTCGGGCCATGTGTCGATCAAGTACGGCTTCAAGGGCCCGAACATCGCGGTCGTCACCGCCTGCACCACCGGCCTGCATGCCATCGGGCTGTCGGCCCGCATGATCGAGAGCGGCGACGCCGACATCATGGTGTGCGGCGGCGCCGAGTCGTCGGTTTCGCCGCTGGGCATCGGTGGTTTCGCCGCCTCGCGCGCGCTGTCCACCCGCAACGACGACCCGAAGACGGCATCCCGCCCCTGGGACAAGGACCGCGACGGCTTCGTGCTGGGCGAGGGCGGCGGCGTGCTGGTGCTCGAGGAATACGAGCACGCCAGGTCGCGCGGCGCGAAGATCTATGCCGAGGTCGCCGGTTTCGGCATGTCGGCCGACGCCTTCCACATGACGGCGCCCGACGTGGACGGCCCGCGCCGGGCCATGGTCGGCGCCCTGCGCAACGCCGGCATCAATGCCGATGAAGTCGACTACCTCAACGCCCACGGTACCTCCACACCGCTGGGCGACCTGAACGAGACCAACGCGATCAAGGCCGCGCTGGGCGACCACGCGAAGCAACTGGTGGTCAGCTCCACCAAGTCCATGACCGGCCACCTGCTGGGCGGCGCCGGCGGCATCGAGTCGGTGTTCACCGTGCTGGCGGTGCACCGGCAAAAGGCCCCGCCGACCATCAACATCTTTAACCAGGATCCCGAGTGCGACCTGGACTACTGCGCCAACACGGCGCGGGACCTGAAGATCGACGTGGCCATGAAGAACAACTTCGGCTTCGGCGGCACCAACGGCACGCTGGTCTTCAAGCGGGTCTGA
- the lepB gene encoding signal peptidase I translates to MPLLTAAVLAGFAGYALAWYLGIVEGNFALLLFLATVVTGLYWVAERLVFLPRRRRAAETMAQQAGERRAQLAAQGISQVDGPDIAQARQKLLMQPWWLDWTAGLFPVILAVFVLRSFLFEPFKIPSGSMIPTLLVGDLILVNKFTYGLRLPVLNTRITEGTAPARGDVMVFRYPPKPSLDYIKRVIGVPGDEVAYLNKRLTVNGQPVPRQALADFFEEDAMRYSRQFAETMDGRTYRILNDDDRPAFVPGAEDYPHRENCRYSVEGVVCKVPPGHYFMMGDNRDNSLDSRYWGFVPERNIVGKAFFIWMNFGDIKRIGSFE, encoded by the coding sequence ATGCCGCTCCTGACCGCCGCGGTCCTCGCGGGATTCGCCGGCTACGCACTGGCCTGGTACCTGGGCATCGTCGAGGGCAACTTCGCGCTGCTGCTGTTCCTGGCCACCGTGGTCACCGGTCTGTACTGGGTCGCCGAGCGCCTGGTGTTCCTGCCGCGCCGCCGCCGCGCCGCCGAAACGATGGCGCAACAAGCCGGCGAACGCCGCGCCCAGTTGGCCGCCCAGGGCATCAGCCAGGTCGACGGCCCCGACATCGCCCAGGCCCGCCAGAAGCTGCTGATGCAGCCCTGGTGGCTGGACTGGACGGCCGGCCTGTTCCCGGTGATCCTGGCCGTTTTCGTACTGCGGTCCTTCCTGTTCGAGCCGTTCAAGATTCCCTCCGGCTCGATGATCCCCACCCTGCTGGTGGGCGACCTGATCCTGGTGAACAAGTTCACCTACGGGCTGCGCCTGCCGGTGCTGAACACCCGGATCACCGAGGGCACGGCGCCGGCGCGCGGCGACGTGATGGTGTTCCGCTACCCGCCCAAGCCGAGCCTGGACTACATCAAGCGCGTGATCGGCGTGCCGGGCGACGAGGTGGCCTACCTGAACAAGCGGCTGACCGTCAACGGCCAGCCGGTGCCCCGGCAGGCGCTGGCGGACTTCTTCGAGGAAGACGCCATGCGCTACTCGCGCCAGTTCGCCGAGACGATGGACGGGCGGACCTACCGGATCCTGAACGACGACGACCGCCCGGCGTTCGTGCCGGGTGCGGAGGACTATCCGCACCGCGAAAATTGCCGCTACAGTGTCGAGGGCGTCGTCTGCAAGGTGCCGCCCGGCCACTATTTCATGATGGGGGACAACCGGGATAATTCGCTCGATTCGCGCTACTGGGGCTTCGTGCCCGAGCGCAACATCGTCGGCAAGGCATTCTTCATCTGGATGAATTTCGGCGACATCAAGCGGATCGGGTCCTTCGAATAA
- the lepA gene encoding translation elongation factor 4: MNHIRNFSIIAHIDHGKSTLADRLIQRCGGLSDREMEEQVLDSMALERERGITIKAQTAALRYTARDGRVYNLNLIDTPGHVDFSYEVSRSLSACEGALLVVDASQGVEAQTVANCYTALDLGVEVLPVLNKMDLPQADPDQAKAEVEDVIGIDASEAIPCSAKTGMGIDEILEAIVAKVPAPRGNPDAPLRAMIIDSWFDSYVGVVMLVRVVDGSLKKNERIKLMATGAAYEAGSLGVFTPANQPRDTLEAGEVGYIIAGIKELQAAKVGDTVTLEKKLPNNAGSATEPLPGFKEIQPQVFAGLYPTEASEYDSLRDALEKLKLNDASLQYEPEVSQALGFGFRCGFLGLLHMEIVQERLEREFDQDLITTAPSVVYEVVKGDGEVIMVENPSRMPDQARIQEIREPIVTVHLYMPQEYVGPVMTLANQKRGVQINMAYHGRQVMLTYEMPLGEIVLDFFDKLKSVSRGYASMDYEFKEYRPSDVVKVDILLNGDRIDALSIIVHRTQAQFRGRAVVAKMREIISRQMFDVAIQAAIGANIIARETVKALRKNVLAKCYGGDISRKRKLLEKQKAGKKRMKQIGSVEVPQEAFLAILQVEE, encoded by the coding sequence ATGAATCACATCAGAAATTTCTCGATCATTGCGCACATCGATCATGGCAAATCGACGCTCGCCGACCGCCTGATCCAGCGTTGTGGCGGGCTGTCCGACCGGGAGATGGAAGAGCAGGTGCTGGACTCGATGGCGCTCGAGAGGGAGCGTGGGATAACCATCAAGGCGCAGACCGCCGCGCTGCGCTACACGGCCCGCGACGGGCGGGTCTACAACCTCAATCTGATCGACACGCCGGGCCACGTCGACTTCTCGTACGAGGTGAGCCGCTCGCTGTCGGCATGCGAAGGCGCACTGCTGGTGGTCGATGCCAGCCAGGGCGTCGAAGCGCAGACCGTGGCGAACTGCTACACCGCGCTGGACCTCGGCGTCGAGGTGCTGCCGGTGCTGAACAAGATGGACCTGCCGCAGGCCGATCCCGACCAGGCCAAGGCGGAAGTGGAGGACGTGATCGGCATCGACGCCTCCGAAGCCATTCCCTGCTCGGCCAAGACCGGCATGGGCATCGACGAGATCCTGGAGGCGATCGTCGCCAAGGTGCCGGCGCCGCGCGGCAACCCCGACGCGCCGCTGCGCGCCATGATCATCGACAGCTGGTTCGACAGCTACGTCGGCGTGGTGATGCTGGTGCGGGTGGTCGACGGCAGCCTGAAGAAGAACGAGCGCATCAAGCTGATGGCCACCGGCGCCGCCTACGAGGCCGGCAGCCTGGGCGTGTTCACGCCGGCCAACCAGCCGCGCGACACCCTGGAGGCCGGTGAGGTCGGCTACATCATCGCCGGCATCAAGGAGTTGCAGGCGGCCAAGGTCGGCGACACCGTCACCCTGGAAAAGAAGCTGCCCAACAACGCCGGCAGCGCCACCGAGCCGCTGCCCGGCTTCAAGGAGATCCAGCCGCAGGTGTTCGCCGGCCTGTACCCGACCGAGGCGAGCGAGTACGACAGCCTGCGCGACGCGCTGGAAAAGCTCAAGCTCAACGACGCCTCGCTGCAGTACGAGCCGGAGGTCAGCCAGGCGCTGGGGTTTGGTTTCCGCTGCGGCTTCCTCGGCCTGCTGCACATGGAGATCGTGCAGGAGCGGCTGGAGCGCGAGTTCGACCAGGACCTGATCACCACGGCGCCCAGCGTCGTCTACGAGGTGGTCAAGGGCGATGGCGAGGTCATCATGGTGGAGAACCCGTCCCGGATGCCGGACCAGGCCCGCATCCAGGAGATCCGCGAGCCCATCGTCACCGTGCACCTGTACATGCCACAGGAGTACGTCGGCCCGGTGATGACGCTGGCCAACCAGAAGCGCGGCGTGCAGATCAACATGGCCTACCACGGCCGCCAGGTCATGCTCACCTACGAGATGCCGCTCGGCGAGATCGTGCTGGACTTCTTCGACAAGCTCAAGTCGGTCAGCCGCGGCTACGCCAGCATGGACTACGAGTTCAAGGAGTACCGGCCGTCCGACGTGGTGAAGGTGGACATCCTGCTCAACGGCGACCGCATCGATGCGTTGTCCATCATCGTCCACCGCACCCAGGCCCAGTTCCGCGGGCGGGCGGTGGTGGCCAAGATGCGCGAGATCATCAGCCGGCAGATGTTCGACGTGGCGATCCAGGCCGCCATCGGCGCCAACATCATCGCCCGCGAGACGGTCAAGGCGCTGCGCAAGAACGTGCTGGCAAAATGCTACGGCGGCGACATCAGCCGCAAGCGCAAGCTCCTCGAAAAACAGAAGGCAGGCAAGAAGAGAATGAAGCAGATCGGCTCGGTCGAAGTCCCCCAGGAAGCCTTCCTCGCCATCCTGCAGGTCGAGGAATGA
- a CDS encoding DUF4845 domain-containing protein translates to MKNSSMARQAGISFIGLVVVIAVLAGAGVLVAQAVPTMIEFQAVVKAIEKSKDAGSPAEVRVAFEKAAQIDDIKSVGPKDLEITRANDRNVVKVAYNKEIHMFGPAYLMLKYAHTTK, encoded by the coding sequence ATGAAGAACAGTTCCATGGCCCGCCAGGCCGGCATCTCGTTCATCGGCCTGGTCGTCGTCATCGCCGTGCTGGCCGGGGCCGGCGTGCTGGTGGCACAGGCGGTGCCGACCATGATCGAGTTCCAGGCGGTGGTCAAGGCGATCGAGAAATCCAAGGACGCCGGCAGCCCGGCCGAGGTGCGCGTGGCGTTCGAGAAGGCCGCGCAGATCGACGACATCAAGTCGGTGGGCCCCAAGGACCTGGAGATCACCCGCGCCAACGACCGCAATGTGGTGAAGGTCGCCTACAACAAGGAAATCCACATGTTCGGCCCCGCGTACCTGATGCTCAAGTACGCGCACACGACCAAGTAG
- the fabG gene encoding 3-oxoacyl-ACP reductase FabG — MNAGALKGQVALVTGASRGIGAAIALELAQQGATVIGTATTDEGAQKVGQALAAFGGRGERLDVNDVAQAEALVDAIVKQHGGLQVLVNNAGITRDMLAMRLKDEDWDAVLDTNLKAVFRLSRAVMRTMMKQRYGRIVSITSVVGASGNPGQANYAAAKAGVAGLTRALARELGSRGITVNCVAPGFIETDMTAVLPEEQRKALLGQIPLGQLGKPADIAHAVAYLASPAAGYVTGQELHVNGGMYMA, encoded by the coding sequence ATGAATGCGGGTGCACTGAAGGGACAAGTGGCGCTGGTCACCGGCGCCTCGCGCGGCATCGGCGCGGCGATCGCGCTGGAGCTGGCGCAGCAGGGTGCCACGGTGATCGGCACCGCCACCACCGACGAGGGTGCGCAGAAGGTCGGCCAGGCGCTGGCGGCCTTTGGAGGCCGCGGCGAACGGCTGGACGTCAACGACGTCGCCCAGGCCGAGGCGCTGGTCGACGCCATCGTCAAGCAGCACGGCGGCCTGCAGGTGCTGGTCAACAACGCCGGCATCACCCGCGACATGCTGGCCATGCGGCTCAAGGACGAGGACTGGGACGCCGTGCTGGACACCAACCTCAAGGCGGTGTTCCGCCTCAGCCGGGCCGTGATGCGCACCATGATGAAGCAGCGCTACGGCCGCATCGTCAGCATCACGTCGGTGGTCGGCGCCTCGGGCAACCCCGGCCAGGCCAACTATGCGGCCGCCAAGGCCGGCGTCGCCGGGCTGACCCGGGCGCTGGCGCGCGAACTCGGCAGCCGCGGAATCACCGTCAACTGCGTGGCGCCCGGCTTCATCGAGACCGACATGACGGCCGTGCTGCCCGAGGAGCAGCGCAAGGCGCTGCTGGGCCAAATTCCGCTGGGCCAGCTCGGCAAGCCCGCCGACATCGCCCATGCGGTGGCCTACCTGGCCTCCCCGGCCGCCGGCTACGTCACCGGCCAGGAACTGCACGTCAACGGCGGCATGTACATGGCCTGA